One part of the Triplophysa dalaica isolate WHDGS20190420 chromosome 25, ASM1584641v1, whole genome shotgun sequence genome encodes these proteins:
- the znf865 gene encoding zinc finger protein 865, which translates to MFQFGKYPMDILEMLSGHQAHQFKGLGLERQLQHQQVQLQHHQQLQQQQQQQSEASGSLLSGLGLGSLQGSRSNAFADSSSLFAKMSAPPPPLPQQTQSSSSQSTRKSSKMNSSSGSGSSASGYPQFLRTFHPAEAALAQEQLHSGMGRFDFSGGSTGGGSGVIGGVVTSAPPPPPLHPGLSVPQPSPGPSSASPSSSSSTTTSNNPPSSSSSVAGLVGAQSDARSLHQQFSCMLAANQYLFSGVPTNASLEQFLVQQGPHNHLGLTDSNSGLAPPPALHPSHTHGHPAPQQQQQQLPPHALSHPHSHAHPHHPLHPAPQPSPLGGFDFQGIPVLSSNQLASLMQQEPGLPLPLPLHLSVPKDDGKGDNGSGAGGIGGSGSRRKKAMAGYLPQRKTDGSGSSTTSSANCHGSSGAHGHDGSSGLVGGGGGVGMRGLSGDPSSILSSSAPSSTSSTVSSSSSSAPSSNSASVLVTNISQNTKPENQQSMTPNITQPEQEPIYHCGECGKSFSHLPSLRRHIRCHEDGGNRPNSSSNSNLQHPSDLPHSTQDGISQDAHHQHEQNPDRLSSACSSPEKSYCCNECGKGFKKRGHLLQHGVIHSGDRPYACSVCERSFNRRESLTRHEKIHEEKPYRCPACGRCFRESTSLLNHAASGNCGKPGRRSRSSDGSSISSVDSKVENDFQGGQMSDAKELVFCKNEDSTAGMSCDSMYAQGRSSSQNPVGKTEEKYNPDYSRDPFQTSYRVDDYRRQQGNPSSYSGDSCSNSMSSPALRKAPLAPTLHPHPQNQHHHQQQSHLPLSSLLDDSEDEVTSSAMSAIAAAAAASVLPAEMNNTGGREERRDIIGGLLGGLGFGSMGPSSSTSAGNGGNEECLSGSMIPLSHPNQQQQQQQQQQAPNSQNANPNAKPKRPRKPRQKREPRPGGTPGEGIKRRRSNPGGAAGDGSERPYLCTVCGRGFSRRETLRRHERVHTGEKPFHCDICGKDFREPFHLTKHHTVHSGEKNYKCSLCGKDFGYAQSLKRHEKLHLRGDFKPRRSKTKSAANQATANQDQPNQTNQSNPGAYYSYSQDSKVQGSNASTSNQPPPKLYTCEICWKSFRHHFHLTAHHQAIHEHGGEKLFSCEVCGKAFSYSNSLTRHRLSQHGLPRTGPTTQPTGSESIGTAPSVSESEAATNALLHITPESGGHGGQQPHSTIAHTQHPQTGGYSPLFYTPESGHHSSNVSSHPQHLHYSNPNMGPLQLQQPLSVKGQLIYSGVPGNSLHSTPPHIHISPPHHTQQHHQQQHPFSMQSQHLQQSPQTQEDATQQKKKKKKRKYQPTGALPSMSAFSAYEIARRQIYLKKRKCRLQQQRKRKKWIAQLKWAKFTGGGLGISVTGGTWRVGRLRFRGLRSLIVPLRSHSCPICPFTTFTSRISLSVHRASRHPARKHGRHARLHCIVCGKRSRRLLSALRHRAYHLSQGAFSCSRCPSRFWNYTHLQRHKFACRRVRRGCKISIKGTNIERAEDQMERSTVVSGYRH; encoded by the coding sequence ATGTTTCAGTTTGGAAAGTACCCCATGGACATTTTAGAAATGCTCAGTGGACACCAGGCTCACCAGTTCAAAGGACTGGGGCTGGAAAGACAACTGCAGCACCAACAAGTTCAACTTCAGCACCATCAGCAGcttcaacagcagcagcagcaacagaGTGAGGCCTCTGGCAGCCTCTTGTCTGGGCTTGGTCTTGGTTCCCTTCAAGGGTCAAGAAGTAATGCATTTGCCGACTCCTCATCACTCTTTGCCAAAATGAGTGCACCCCCTCCACCTCTTCCGCAACAGACTCAGTCCTCATCATCACAGAGCACACGTAAATCCAGCAAGATGAACAGCAGCAGTGGGAGTGGCAGTTCTGCCTCTGGGTATCCGCAGTTCCTACGTACCTTTCACCCAGCTGAGGCTGCTTTAGCCCAGGAACAGCTTCATTCAGGAATGGGGCGTTTCGATTTTTCAGGAGGAAGTACTGGAGGAGGCTCTGGAGTAATTGGAGGAGTTGTAACATCTGCTCCACCGCCACCACCCTTGCATCCTGGTCTGTCTGTTCCTCAGCCATCTCCTGGACCATCCTCTGCATCACCTTCCTCATCAAGTTCAACCACCACTTCAAATAATCCCCCCAGCAGTAGCAGTTCAGTGGCTGGATTAGTTGGAGCCCAATCTGATGCAAGAAGTTTACACCAGCAGTTCAGTTGCATGCTTGCTGCAAATCAGTACCTTTTCTCTGGAGTGCCCACAAATGCTAGTTTGGAACAGTTTCTAGTTCAGCAGGGACCCCACAATCATCTTGGTCTTACAGACTCCAATTCAGGCCTTGCTCCCCCTCCCGCCCTTCATCCTTCTCACACCCATGGCCATCCAGCTCCacagcaacagcaacagcaGCTACCACCTCATGCATTGTCCCACCCACACAGCCATGCCCATCCACACCACCCTCTTCATCCTGCCCCCCAACCATCACCTCTCGGTGGTTTTGATTTTCAAGGTATTCCTGTTCTTTCCTCTAATCAGCTAGCATCACTAATGCAACAAGAACCAGGCCTCCCTTTGCCACTCCCACTCCATCTCTCTGTACCAAAGGATGATGGGAAGGGAGATAACGGATCTGGGGCTGGAGGAATAGGAGGTAGTGGCAGCAGGAGAAAGAAAGCCATGGCTGGCTACCTGCCCCAGAGGAAGACAGATGGTAGCGGTAGCAGCACTACTAGCAGTGCTAACTGCCACGGCAGCTCTGGGGCACATGGTCATGATGGGTCCTCTGGTCTTGTGGGAGGAGGTGGAGGGGTTGGTATGAGGGGTCTTAGTGGTGACCCCTCCTCCATCCTCTCCTCGTCAGCACCATCCTCCACTTCTTCAACtgtctcctcctcttcttcctctgcCCCATCATCAAACTCTGCATCTGTGCTGGTAACAAATATCTCTCAGAACACCAAACCAGAAAACCAGCAATCAATGACTCCAAATATCACACAGCCTGAGCAAGAGCCAATCTATCATTGTGGAGAGTGCGGCAAGTCTTTTTCTCATCTTCCAAGTCTTCGTCGACACATACGCTGCCATGAAGATGGTGGTAATCGTCCCAACAGTAGTTCCAACTCAAATCTTCAACATCCTTCAGATCTCCCCCACTCAACACAGGATGGCATTTCTCAAGACGCTCACCACCAGCATGAGCAGAATCCAGACCGATTGTCTTCCGCTTGCTCAAGTCCAGAAAAGTCTTACTGTTGTAATGAATGTGGAAAGGGGTTCAAGAAAAGAGGTCACCTCCTCCAGCATGGTGTTATCCACTCTGGAGATCGTCCATATGCCTGCTCTGTCTGTGAGCGTTCATTCAACCGCCGAGAGTCACTCACCCGGCATGAAAAAATTCACGAAGAGAAACCCTACCGGTGTCCAGCGTGTGGCCGTTGCTTCAGAGAGAGCACTTCCTTGCTCAACCATGCCGCCTCTGGAAACTGTGGCAAGCCAGGGAGGAGATCCAGAAGCAGCGATGGTAGCTCAATAAGTTCAGTAGACAGCAAAGTTGAAAATGATTTCCAAGGTGGACAAATGAGTGATGCAAAAGAACTGGTGTTTTGCAAAAATGAGGATAGCACAGCTGGGATGTCCTGTGACAGTATGTATGCACAGGGAAGAAGCAGCAGCCAAAATCCGGTGGGCAAAACTGAAGAGAAATATAATCCTGACTATTCAAGAGATCCTTTTCAAACATCATACAGAGTTGATGACTACCGTCGCCAACAGGGTAACCCGTCATCCTACTCTGGAGACTCATGTAGCAACAGCATGTCAAGTCCAGCTCTCAGAAAAGCTCCATTAGCTCCAACACTTCATCCACATCCTCAAAATCAGCACCATCACCAACAGCAGTCTCATCttcctctctcttctcttttggATGACTCTGAAGATGAAGTCACAAGTAGTGCCATGTCTGCAATTGCTGCAGCTGCTGCCGCCTCTGTCTTGCCTGCTGAGATGAACAATACTGGTGGACGAGAAGAACGGAGGGACATCATCGGAGGTCTGTTAGGAGGGCTTGGCTTCGGGTCAATGGGCCCCTCTTCATCCACATCTGCAGGTAATGGTGGAAATGAAGAATGCCTCAGTGGATCTATGATACCCTTATCTCACccaaaccaacaacaacaacaacaacagcagcagcaagCTCCTAACTCACAAAATGCCAATCCTAATGCCAAACCCAAGCGGCCACGCAAGCCCAGACAGAAAAGAGAGCCTAGACCTGGTGGGACTCCAGGAGAAGGAATTAAACGTCGGAGAAGCAATCCGGGCGGGGCTGCTGGAGATGGTTCAGAAAGGCCTTATTTGTGCACTGTTTGTGGACGGGGCTTTAGCAGACGTGAAACTCTACGTCGCCATGAACGCGTGCACACAGGGGAGAAACCTTTTCATTGTGACATCTGTGGAAAAGACTTTAGAGAACCTTTTCACCTCACCAAACATCATACTGTTCACTCGGGGGAGAAGAACTACAAATGTTCTCTCTGCGGAAAAGATTTTGGATATGCACAGAGTCTAAAAAGGCACGAAAAGCTGCATCTAAGAGGTGATTTTAAGCCAAGGCGAAGTAAAACCAAATCTGCTGCAAATCAAGCCACTGCTAATCAAGATCAACCTAATCAAACCAATCAATCCAACCCAGGCGCTTATTACTCTTATTCTCAGGATAGTAAAGTTCAAGGATCTAATGCTAGCACAAGTAACCAACCTCCTCCTAAGCTGTACACATGTGAGATCTGTTGGAAATCTTTCCGCCATCACTTCCACCTGACCGCCCATCACCAAGCCATTCACGAACATGGTGGGGAGAAACTCTTTTCATGTGAAGTGTGCGGTAAGGCTTTCTCTTACTCCAACAGCCTGACAAGACATCGATTATCACAACATGGATTGCCTCGCACGGGGCCAACAACACAACCAACAGGAAGTGAATCTATTGGAACCGCCCCATCTGTTTCAGAAAGTGAGGCTGCAACCAATGCTCTCCTTCATATAACACCTGAAAGTGGAGGTCATGGAGGGCAACAGCCCCATTCAACAATCGCTCACACACAGCATCCCCAGACTGGTGGTTATTCCCCTCTTTTCTACACTCCTGAGTCAGGACATCACAGTTCAAATGTATCCTCACACCCCCAACATCTGCACTACTCCAACCCCAATATGGGTCCCCTCCAGCTTCAGCAACCATTAAGCGTGAAGGGGCAGCTTATTTATTCAGGGGTTCCAGGTAACTCCCTTCATTCCACTCCACCTCACATCCACATCTCCCCACCCCACCACACTCAGCAGCACCATCAGCAACAGCACCCCTTCTCAATGCAGTCGCAACATTTACAACAAAGCCCTCAGACCCAAGAGGATGCCAcccagcaaaagaaaaaaaaaaagaagagaaaatatCAGCCGACTGGTGCTTTACCGTCGATGAGCGCATTCAGTGCTTACGAAATTGCCAGGAGGCAAATATAcctaaagaaaagaaaatgcaggCTCCAGCAGCAGCGAAAAAGGAAGAAGTGGATTGCTCAGCTGAAGTGGGCCAAGTTTACTGGAGGAGGACTTGGAATAAGTGTCACTGGAGGCACGTGGCGTGTGGGGCGGTTGAGGTTTAGAGGCCTGAGGTCTCTCATTGTCCCATTGAGGTCACACTCCTGTCCTATCTGTCCCTTCACCACTTTTACAAGCCGCATATCTCTTTCAGTTCACCGTGCATCCAGGCACCCTGCAAGAAAACACGGCCGACATGCCCGTCTGCACTGCATAGTCTGTGGAAAGCGTTCACGAAGGCTACTGTCAGCTCTGCGTCATCGGGCCTACCACCTTTCTCAAGGTGCTTTCTCTTGCTCTAGGTGCCCCTCGCGCTTTTGGAATTACACTCACCTGCAGCGCCACAAATTTGCTTGTCGACGTGTCCGTAGAGGATGCAAAATCTCAATAAAGGGGACAAACATTGAGAGGGCCGAGGACCAGATGGAAAGATCGACAGTTGTGTCAGGCTACAGGCACTAA